One window from the genome of Salvelinus fontinalis isolate EN_2023a chromosome 3, ASM2944872v1, whole genome shotgun sequence encodes:
- the LOC129851177 gene encoding cytokine-inducible SH2-containing protein-like — MILCVQGPRPLLSGSPTEGPVGMRTGSISSPHCLHSTPPQWDPTNDLRTIAKNFFYLDTSGWYWGAITAGQAHAALQAASEGAFLIRDSSHPLYMLTLSVRTARGPTSIRIQYSGARFLLDSSSPARPSLLSFPDVPSMVQYYVGPTRKVQKGKVEETHGAQPAQRTVQESTVLLKLKRALHKPQAFPSLQHLTRLTINRSTGCPDQLPLPRPLVRYLQDYPFHV; from the exons ATGATTCTTTGTGTTCAAGG CCCCAGACCACTGCTGTCTGGCAGCCCCACAGAGGGCCCCGTGGGCATGCGGACAGGGAGCATCTCCTCACCTCACTGCCTTCACAGCACTCCTCCACAGTGGGACCCCACGAATGACCTGCGCACCATCGCCAAAAACTTCTTCTACCTTGATACCTCAG gctggtACTGGGGAGCCATCACAGCAGGTCAGGCCCATGCAGCTCTCCAGGCAGCGTCAGAGGGGGCCTTTCTGATTCGAGACAGCAGCCATCCCCTGTACATGCTGACCCTGTCTGTTAGGACTGCCCGTGGCCCCACCAGCATACGCATCCAGTACAGTGGAGCCCGGTTTCTGCTAGACTCCAGCTCGCCAGCCCGACCCAGCCTTTTGTCCTTTCCTGACGTGCCTAGCATGGTGCAGTACTATGTAGGACCAACGAGGAAGGTGCAGAAGGGCAAGGTGGAGGAGACTCATGGCGCACAGCCCGCCCAGAGGACAGTTCAGGAGAGCACAGTATTGCTGAAGCTTAAGCGGGCCCTGCACAAGCCCCAGGCCTTCCCCTCCCTCCAGCACCTCACACGCCTCACCATCAACCGCAGCACAGGCTGTCCGGACCAGCTGCCACTGCCACGCCCACTAGTGCGCTACCTGCAGGACTACCCCTTCCATGTATGA
- the hemk1 gene encoding MTRF1L release factor glutamine methyltransferase, translating into MWIRLRRPLNVVYNGFKPLKDGFIGHKWLCTSPCVAECVPALPTASRLTVEQAVKLWTGHFQQRGVSEPHLSSQYIIAHLLGAKTLEGIGQDRLAEFLTQEQTEQTWELCTRRLTRMPLQYVIEEWDFRDLTLKMRPPVFIPRPETEELVGLVLTDLQMKQGTGLSEETSFKCLEVGCGSGAISLSLLKSLPQLRAIALDKNKDAVDLTRENSHSLGFQDRLEVHHMDVMRDADIIVSMCSPVSTLVSNPPYLFSEDMTSLEPEILRFEDHAALDGGKDGMQVIRHILTLAPKLLSSHGRVYLEVDPRHPHLIQQWVEESVEELHYLHTHRDITDRPRFCILQKKECNTDQDQR; encoded by the exons ATGTGGATACGATTACGAAGACCATTGAACGTGGTTTATAACGGCTTTAAACCACTTAAAGACGGATTTATTGGACACAAG tGGCTGTGCACGTCTCCGTGTGTGGCTGAATGCGTCCCAGCCTTACCTACAGCTAGCAGGCTCACGGTGGAGCAAGCTGTCAAGTTATGGACAGGCCATTTCCAGCAAAGAGGTGTCTCAGAGCCACATCTCTCCAGCCAGTACATCATTGCACATTTGCTTGGTGCTAAAACA TTAGAGGGCATTGGACAGGACAGGCTGGCTGAATTCCTGACACAAGAACAGACAGAGCAGACATGGGAGCTCTGTACCAGACGTCTCACCAG AATGCCACTGCAGTATGTGATTGAAGAGTGGGACTTCAGAGATCTGACACTGAAGATGAGACCTCCCGTGTTTATCCCCCGGCCTGAAACTGAG gaGCTGGTTGGCCTAGTGCTTACAGATCTCCAGATGAAGCAGGGGACTGGATTAAGTGAGGAGACCAGCTTCAAGTGCCTGGAAGTGGGTTGTGGCTCTGGTGCTATCTCCCTCAGTTTACTTAAAAGCCTCCCACAG CTCAGAGCAATTGCTTTAGATAAAAACAAGGACGCTGTGGATCTGACAAGAGAGAACTCACACAG TTTGGGGTTCCAGGACCGACTTGAGGTTCACCATATGGATGTGATGAGAG ATGCAGACATAATTGTGAGCATGTGCAGTCCAGTCTCCACTTTGGTCAGCAACCCTCCGTACCTGTTCTCAGAGGATATGACATCACTTGAACCTGAAATCCTCAG GTTTGAGGACCATGCTGCTCTGGATGGGGGGAAAGATGGCATGCAGGTGATAAGACACATTCTGACTCTGGCTCCAAAGCTCTTATCAAGCCATGG TCGTGTATACTTGGAAGTAGACCCACGTCATCCACATCTCATCCAGCAGTGGGTAGAGGAAAGTGTTGAAGAGTTACACTACTTGCACACGCATCGTGACATCACTGACAG GCCTCGTTTCTGCATCCTTCAAAAAAAGGAGTGCAACACAGATCAGGACCAACGTTGA